The following proteins are co-located in the Silene latifolia isolate original U9 population chromosome 1, ASM4854445v1, whole genome shotgun sequence genome:
- the LOC141639969 gene encoding drimenol monooxygenase-like encodes MEECYYSNYLRIVLFLCIIALPIHFLTTKKSKTIKLPPSPSPTLPIFGNLFSVGHSLHTSLIELAKIHGPIMFLRLGQQRTVVFSSAAVVQEVVRKHDLTFSGRTVPDAIHALNHPENSLIFPPPTPKWKNLRKISNSHIFSARKLDASRVIRENKVKDLLSYVQNCANTGMVVDIGQAGFNVVLNVLSTTLCSLDLGDPTSEVSSSFRKTFRDIIKEMGRPNVSDFFPIMKKMDVQGIRQRMGVSAQKIFDVFNVIIEERLRNRCLPNYVRRDDVLDTLFDMKPEEAEYIEATAIPRLFLVSHYLPASPVVTVKLEYHV; translated from the coding sequence ATGGAGGAATGCTATTATTCAAATTATCTCCGCATCGTATTATTTCTCTGCATTATAGCATTACCAATCCATTTTCTAaccacaaaaaaatcaaaaacaataAAACTACCACCAAGCCCTTCACCAACCCTTCCCATTTTCGGAAACCTGTTTAGTGTTGGTCATTCACTACATACTTCCTTAATTGAGCTTGCTAAGATTCATGGGCCTATCATGTTTCTTAGACTTGGACAACAACGAACTGTCGTTTTTTCTTCGGCCGCTGTTGTCCAAGAAGTCGTACGAAAACATGACCTTACTTTTTCCGGTAGGACTGTCCCTGACGCTATTCATGCTCTCAACCACCCTGAAAACTCTCTCATATTTCCTCCTCCAACTCCGAAATGGAAAAATCTACGAAAAATATCAAATTCCCATATATTTTCTGCCCGAAAACTTGACGCTAGCCGAGTTATTCGAGAGAATAAGGTGAAAGACCTTTTATCATACGTTCAAAATTGCGCAAACACGGGAATGGTGGTAGATATTGGGCAAGCGGGTTTTAATGTTGTATTGAATGTTCTGTCGACGACTTTATGTTCATTGGATTTAGGTGATCCTACGTCGGAAGTGTCTAGTTCATTTCGAAAGACGTTTCGAGATATAATTAAAGAAATGGGAAGACCTAATGTTTCGGACTTTTTCCCGATTATGAAAAAGATGGATGTCCAGGGAATTAGACAGCGTATGGGTGTTTCGGCACAGAAGATATTTGATGTGTTTAATGTGATTATTGAAGAGCGATTGAGGAATCGGTGCTTGCCGAATTATGTACGACGGGACGACGTACTGGATACTTTGTTTGACATGAAACCAGAGGAAGCTGAGTATATTGAGGCAACTGCTATTCCTCGCCTCTTCTTAGTAAGTCATTACCTTCCGGCTTCCCCTGTAGTTACTGTAAAATTGGAGTATCATGTTtga
- the LOC141640040 gene encoding geraniol 8-hydroxylase-like, which yields MAGQRRARLEFQDPSQPRVNGGLRPDRELIVAGTDTTSSSFEWAMVELIQNPSKLKNLQAELEETIGKGNSVQECHITMLPYLEAIIKETFRLHPPVPIPVRKVESNVNMFGYTIPANSMVLLNVWAVGRDPKTWDNPEKFEPERFLGSKIDVKGHNFELIPFGVGRRICPGMPLANRIIPLMIASLIHEFDWILENGITPENMNMEEKFGFTVEKAERLRVIPFFR from the exons atggcgGGCCAACGCCGGGCCAGACTGGAATTTCAGGACCCGAGCCAGCCAAGGGTTAATGGCGGGTTAAGGCCGGACCGG GAATTAATTGTTGCAGGAACAGATACAACATCAAGCTCCTTTGAGTGGGCAATGGTAGAACTAATTCAAAATCCTAGCAAACTCAAAAACTTACAAGCAGAGCTTGAAGAAACGATTGGAAAAGGAAATTCGGTTCAAGAATGTCATATCACTATGCTTCCATATTTGGAAGCAATCATTAAGGAAACCTTTCGATTACACCCTCCAGTTCCGATCCCAGTGAGGAAAGTCGAATCAAACGTAAACATGTTTGGGTACACAATCCCTGCAAACTCAATGGTGTTACTTAACGTATGGGCCGTTGGAAGAGACCCTAAGACTTGGGATAATCCTGAGAAATTTGAGCCCGAACGATTTTTAGGATCCAAGATCGATGTCAAGGGTCATAATTTTGAGTTGATTCCATTTGGTGTCGGACGTCGAATTTGTCCGGGTATGCCATTGGCCAATCGGATAATTCCTCTTATGATTGCTTCACTCATTCATGAGTTTGATTGGATACTTGAAAATGGTATCACACCCGAAAATATGAACATGGAGGAGAAATTTGGATTCACGGTTGAAAAAGCTGAACGACTTCGTGTCATTCCATTTTTTCGTTAA
- the LOC141598841 gene encoding uncharacterized protein LOC141598841: MPDVQVLVNDVVNKLKKRKIEGSQATARHTAELLRSVISQQRIPYTNQAGALIDAVKAVGEQLIAANPVELAVGNIVRRVLHIIREEDLSLTTAAIGDVNISAGSDDDEDENESGRPVLSAAVVAAASRSTLRPPSLQTLLEELPDNAAVHHTSSSGGDSEGKSRSADKGLRSRKLKHDVIEAVNELIQDINSCHEQIAEQAVEHIHQNEVILTLGRSRTVMEFLCAAKEKKRSFRVFVAEGAPRYQGHVLAKELVARGLQTTVITDSAVFAMISRVNMVIVGAHAVMANGGLIAPVGLNMVALAAQRHAVPFVVVAGSHKLCPLYPHNPEVLLNELKSPSDLLDFGEFSDCLDFGSGNGEPLLHVVNPTFDYVPPKLVSLFITDTGGHNPSYMYRLIADYYSADDMVIQGKQAAVK; this comes from the exons ATGCCAGATGTCCAGGTTCTTGTCAATGATGTTGTTAACAAACTTAAGAAACG TAAAATTGAGGGGTCACAAGCGACAGCGAGGCACACCGCGGAGTTGCTTCGCTCGGTAATATCTCAGCAGAGGATTCCTTACACTAATCAGGCTGGTGCCCTTATTGATGCTGTTAAGGCTGTTGGAGAGCAGCTAATTGCTGCAAACCCTGTCG AGCTTGCTGTTGGTAACATTGTGAGGCGCGTGCTGCATATAATCAGAGAGGAGGATCTATCCCTCACTACTGCAGCTATAGGAGACGTAAATATATCAGCTGGAagtgacgatgatgaagatgaaaatGAAAGTGGTCGTCCCGTCTTGTCAGCAGCTGTGGTTGCTGCTGCATCCAGAAGCACTTTACGCCCACCGTCTTTGCAGACTCTTCTTGAGGAGTTGCCTGATAATGCTGCCGTTCATCATACTTCCTCGTCTGGGGGCGATTCAGAAGGAAAAAGCAGAT CTGCTGACAAGGGTTTGAGGAGCCGGAAACTAAAGCACGATGTCATTGAAGCTGTTAATGAGCTCATTCAAGATATCAATTCTTGCCATGAACAGATTGCCGAGCAGGCAGTCGAGCACATTCATCAAAA TGAGGTGATATTAACTTTAGGCCGTTCAAGAACAGTGATGGAGTTTCTATGTGCAGCAAAGGAGAAAAAACGTTCGTTCCGGGTTTTTGTTGCTGAAGGTGCTCCAAG GTACCAGGGACATGTTCTTGCCAAAGAATTAGTAGCCAGAGGATTGCAGACCACTGTAATAACTGATTCTGCTGTTTTTGCAATGATTTCTCGAGTAAACATG GTCATTGTTGGTGCCCATGCTGTCATGGCTAATGGTGGACTGATAGCCCCTGTTGGCCTGAATATGGTTGCACTAGCTGCTCAGAGACACGCTGTCCCATTTGTGGTAGTTGCTGGAAGTCATAAG CTTTGCCCCTTGTATCCGCACAACCCAGAGGTCTTGCTTAACGAGCTGAAGTCCCCATCTGATTTACTGGATTTCGGAGAGTTCTCAGATTGTTTGGATTTTGGAAGTGGCAATGGTGAACCGCTCCTTCATGTTGTCAACCCTACATTTGATTATGTGCCTCCAAAACTTGTCAGTCTATTTATCACCGACAC AGGGGGTCATAATCCATCATATATGTATCGGTTAATCGCTGATTATTACTCTGCCGATGATATGGTTATACAAGGAAAGCAAGCTGCTGTAAAGTGA